A genomic window from Coccinella septempunctata chromosome 9, icCocSept1.1, whole genome shotgun sequence includes:
- the LOC123320075 gene encoding CXXC-type zinc finger protein 1 — translation MSRKRDITREEIAKQFVLPERQSKIDTLLRQGVQYCICRSSDSSRFMIGCDACEEWYHGDCIGISGKEAKLIKQYFCVRCIEEDPTLKTRWKTKKDESATATTNTEERRSKKKKERYENKPDKKLKRCGDCMGCYRTEDCGRCDVCTKKHKHGSSRQKERCKQRICINYGGGRRKRRDSSSDREIPPNAHLMTEYARQCYGPMCNNSARFGSKYCSDSCGIKLASNRILQVLPQRIQQWALTPCVAEEKNIKALDQVRKQKNEVSHILQELDNRHKELDAIVERARNVTVDENYEHEQDEEAEMSMYCITCGHEIHSRTAIKHMEKCFNKYESQASFGSVYKTRIEGNNMFCDFYNSANQTYCKRLRVLCPEHYKDPKVGDDEVCGCPLVTNVFNLTGDFCRVPKKSCIKHFVWEKLRRAEIDLERVRQWLKMDELLEKERNIRAALANRSGVLALMLHSTYNHEVMEKLQRQQQEQNAGKQEC, via the exons ATGTCTAGAAAACGAGATATAACA AGAGAGGAAATAGCCAAGCAGTTCGTGCTACCAGAGCGACAGTCCAAGATTGACACACTCCTCCGGCAAGGCGTGCAATACTGCATTTGCAGGAGTTCCGACAGTTCTAGATTCATGATAGGATGTGACGCTTGCGAAGAATGGTATCATGGAGATTGTATCGGTATATCTGGGAAGGAAGCTAAACTCATCAAGCAGTATTTTTGTGTGAGATGCATTGAGGAGGATCCTACGCTGAAGACCAGGTGGAAAACCAAGAAAGATGAATCGGCTACTGCTACCACTAATACGGAGGAAAGAAGATccaaaaagaagaaagaaagatATGAGAACAAGCCGGATAAAAAGTTGAAGAGGTGTGGAGATTGCATGGGATGTTATAGGACGGAAGATTGTGGAAGATGCGATGTTTGCACCAAGAAACATAAACATGGAAGCAGTAGGCAAAAGGAAAGATGTAAACAGAGGATCTGCATAAATTATGGAGG AGGACGAAGAAAACGTAGGGACTCTAGTTCTGATAGAGAAATACCCCCAAATGCACATTTGATGACTGAATATGCCAGGCAATGCTATGGTCCTATGTGTAACAACAGTGCTAGGTTTGGTTCCAAGTATTGCTCGGATAGTTGTGGGATTAAACTTGCATCAAATCGTATCCTTCAAGTTTTACCTCAGAGGATCCAACAGTGGGCACTTACACCCTGCGTTGCCGAAGAGAAGAATATTAAAG CTTTAGACCAGGTTAGAAAACAGAAAAACGAGGTGAGCCATATTTTACAAGAGCTAGACAACAGACACAAAGAACTCGATGCTATTGTTGAAAGGGCTAGAAATGTTACTGTAGACGAGAATTATGAGCATGAGCAAGATGAGGAGGCTGAGATGTCTATGTATTGTATAACTTGTGGCCACGAAATTCATTCTAGAACAGCTATCAAACACATGGAGAAATGTTTTAATAAATATGAATCACAAGCCTCGTTTGGATCTGTTTACAAAACCAGGATCGAAG GAAACAATATGTTCTGTGACTTTTACAATAGTGCAAATCAGACCTACTGTAAGAGGTTACGCGTATTGTGTCCAGAGCATTATAAGGACCCTAAGGTCGGAGACGATGAAGTCTGCGGCTGCCCACTTGTAACCAACGTGTTCAATTTAACTGGCGACTTCTGTCGAGTGCCCAAAAAGTCTTGCATAAAGCATTTCGTCTGGGAGAAATTGAGGAGGGCAGAG atcGATTTAGAAAGGGTTCGTCAGTGGCTTAAAATGGATGAGCTTCTAGAAAAAGAAAGGAATATCCGTGCTGCTCTGGCCAATAGATCAGGGGTGCTAGCTCTCATGCTTCACTCAACATATAATCATGAAGTGATGGAAAAGTTACAGCGGCAACAACAGGAGCAAAATGCTGGAAAACAAGAATGCTAA
- the LOC123319821 gene encoding uncharacterized protein LOC123319821: protein MCRTRVTKDRTTRPRLSDVPTTPASNKTVCDLSLTKDCSIITQLLTRCTALSFYYAFLTMFTCLSYATRRRRRRDALAALCLLAAWCGRAHAYGDSDQLAVENVNLDDIGAVFNKVAYGSTTKRSIPDTAYPVTTLATPLLTTYRYTDGYEEWRRVDTKKDAAKMGGGVFDPDFGEPEGYGVDLEKDHALPTSAPAADILKNNHNRHYGNPNRYNNDRLKPDYNARNNPQDEVTESYYKTTTSYNVQRNVRPTKSMYSKEIPRYVPPQRDRDLFTPPLPPKFQSPFQDKPTLRGTNNDFVHRRPIPPPSLMPNKDRIPFRPDLPKVNAERVPEKPNLEQPKPHHPNPAASNNENKKKTLNTPSQTVRVSDGFNAGRNVNESNFEYDKGYLPAITRILSGPNGRNEDLPDSLLQSVPSTPNFQRSEPKTTKTRAPIVQPTVRIQEAEKTTEKMHKPPSKPSQELDKEPPQDRSESVTVQKNQLPKQQPEKRPIQNDLTTQISDVINLRNVKEKERNLTFVTSDEVWLICWNVHIFLVLIGYIVLAIYSIYKLIRYENDPHMFSKSYFLTVHLMLTVICVLRIFYLAYDPYNVNNSFNVLLYDFLHNFPMSLMATTFAILILFLLKRTLTHLEVKTRPVFLVVFAALHIFLCLGLSILETFGFMEKASLIVCKPVFVLLAWALGVSYLYLYRIIKNVLAKKSQNLSEMCTQNISYASHITIAVALLFVLLGFVQLYALFFIEEDRFNGEIKHHWILWGFELSVRFIEISIITLLAIVVSLKMSQREKQTAGGFPLFPCTTSDSSTDNIYPNNCNTNPNAMNYSRNEMILDNLPTEAIERPILVKNTFQNDSFDKKSTLERYHSDNERSSNFDRFERPKWGSDRFDSRQNADQVNINNFLQPPGSFERGPQNSSARGSARKTYDSAKYYTKPKYDLDYNNDDYQHDLFGNAQDRNIYSEPIDNGANLNHHQYERTRHEFERSDFDRRSRNSSNTSGRRSTGRSRKNHARPHLGVQTLPNHQVPDSMLVDEQGFVRFRHMQEEHEKPKKSKKFNDMNQYGEA, encoded by the coding sequence ATGTGCCGAACGCGCGTCACGAAGGACCGCACGACGCGGCCAAGACTGAGCGACGTCCCGACGACGCCCGCGTCCAACAAAACCGTCTGTGATCTAAGCTTAACAAAAGACTGTAGTATAATTACGCAACTATTGACTAGATGTACCGCGCTAAGTTTTTATTACGCGTTTCTTACGATGTTCACGTGCCTATCATACGCGACGCGGCGGCGGCGACGTCGCGACGCCCTCGCGGCCCTCTGCCTGCTGGCGGCGTGGTGCGGCCGCGCGCACGCCTACGGCGACTCCGATCAACTGGCGGTCGAGAACGTCAACCTGGACGACATCGGCGCCGTCTTCAACAAGGTCGCCTACGGCAGCACCACCAAGAGGTCGATACCGGACACCGCGTACCCGGTGACGACGCTGGCGACGCCGCTGCTCACCACCTACCGATACACCGACGGCTACGAGGAGTGGCGTCGGGTGGACACCAAGAAGGACGCCGCGAAGATGGGCGGTGGGGTCTTCGACCCCGATTTCGGCGAACCAGAGGGTTACGGCGTCGATTTGGAGAAGGACCACGCCTTACCGACGTCCGCACCGGCCGCAGACATCCTGAAGAACAACCACAACAGGCACTACGGGAATCCGAACCGCTACAACAACGACCGGTTAAAACCCGACTACAACGCCAGGAACAACCCACAAGATGAAGTTACAGAGAGTTATTACAAGACCACTACCAGTTACAACGTGCAGAGGAACGTCAGACCCACCAAGTCGATGTACAGCAAAGAGATACCCCGTTACGTGCCGCCCCAGAGGGATCGGGATCTGTTCACCCCGCCCTTACCGCCCAAATTCCAGAGCCCGTTTCAGGACAAACCGACGCTGAGGGGCACCAACAACGATTTTGTCCACCGACGCCCCATCCCACCCCCTAGCTTGATGCCCAACAAGGATCGGATACCCTTCAGGCCCGACTTACCGAAGGTGAACGCGGAGAGGGTGCCCGAGAAGCCCAACCTGGAACAGCCGAAGCCCCACCACCCCAACCCGGCGGCCTCCAACAACGAGAACAAGAAGAAGACGCTGAACACCCCCTCGCAGACGGTGCGCGTCAGCGACGGCTTCAACGCCGGCCGCAACGTCAACGAGAGCAACTTCGAGTACGACAAGGGTTACCTACCGGCCATCACGAGGATTTTAAGCGGTCCAAACGGACGCAACGAAGACCTACCGGATTCCCTTTTACAATCCGTACCCTCCACGCCTAATTTCCAACGGTCGGAGCCTAAAACCACGAAAACCAGAGCTCCGATCGTCCAGCCCACAGTGAGGATCCAAGAGGCTGAAAAGACCACGGAAAAAATGCACAAACCACCATCTAAACCCTCCCAGGAACTCGACAAAGAACCCCCACAAGATCGCTCGGAAAGCGTGACGGTCCAGAAGAACCAACTTCCAAAACAACAACCGGAGAAACGACCGATTCAAAACGACCTAACCACGCAGATCTCGGACGTGATCAACCTGCGCAACGTGAAAGAAAAAGAGCGTAACTTGACCTTCGTGACCAGCGACGAGGTGTGGCTCATCTGTTGGAACGTCCACATCTTCCTGGTCCTCATCGGGTACATAGTCCTGGCCATCTATTCCATCTACAAGTTGATCAGGTACGAGAACGACCCGCACATGTTCTCCAAGAGCTACTTCCTGACCGTGCATCTGATGCTGACCGTCATCTGCGTCTTGAGGATCTTCTACCTGGCCTACGACCCTTACAACGTCAACAACTCCTTCAACGTGCTACTCTACGATTTCCTGCATAATTTCCCGATGAGTTTGATGGCCACTACGTTCGCCATTTTGATCTTGTTCCTGCTGAAACGTACCTTGACCCATCTGGAGGTCAAGACGAGGCCTGTCTTCTTGGTGGTGTTCGCCGCCCTCCACATCTTCCTCTGTCTAGGGTTGAGCATCCTGGAGACCTTCGGTTTCATGGAGAAGGCCAGTTTGATCGTTTGCAAGCCGGTGTTCGTCCTGTTGGCGTGGGCGTTGGGCGTCAGTTACCTCTACCTGTACAGGATCATCAAGAACGTGTTGGCGAAGAAGAGTCAGAATTTATCGGAGATGTGCACCCAGAATATCTCATACGCCTCCCACATAACCATAGCGGTGGCCCTACTGTTCGTCCTGTTGGGTTTCGTCCAGCTGTACGCGCTGTTCTTCATCGAGGAGGATAGGTTCAACGGGGAAATTAAGCACCATTGGATACTCTGGGGCTTTGAATTATCCGTCAGGTTCATCGAGATCTCCATCATAACCTTACTGGCCATCGTGGTCAGTCTGAAGATGTCGCAGAGGGAAAAACAGACCGCCGGTGGTTTCCCGTTGTTTCCCTGTACAACCAGCGACTCCAGCACCGATAATATCTACCCCAACAACTGCAACACCAACCCTAACGCCATGAATTACAGCAGGAACGAGATGATACTTGATAACCTCCCGACGGAAGCCATCGAGAGGCCGATCTTGGTAAAGAACACCTTCCAAAACGACTCCTTCGATAAGAAGTCAACTTTAGAGAGGTACCACAGCGACAACGAGCGCAGCTCCAATTTCGACAGGTTCGAGAGGCCCAAATGGGGCTCAGACAGGTTCGATTCGAGGCAAAACGCCGACCAGGTCAACATCAACAACTTCCTCCAACCCCCGGGTAGTTTTGAGAGGGGGCCCCAGAACTCCTCGGCCAGGGGCTCGGCGAGGAAGACCTACGACTCGGCCAAGTACTACACGAAGCCCAAATACGACCTGGACTATAACAACGACGACTACCAGCACGACCTGTTCGGTAACGCGCAAGACAGGAACATCTACAGCGAGCCCATCGATAACGGCGCCAACCTCAACCACCACCAGTACGAGAGGACGAGGCACGAGTTCGAGAGGTCAGACTTCGACAGGAGGTCCAGGAACTCGTCGAACACCTCTGGTAGAAGGTCCACCGGTAGGTCGAGGAAGAACCACGCGAGGCCGCACCTGGGGGTGCAGACGCTCCCCAACCACCAGGTGCCCGATTCGATGCTGGTCGACGAGCAGGGGTTCGTCAGGTTCAGGCACATGCAGGAGGAGCACGAGAAGCCGAAAAAGAGCAAGAAGTTCAACGACATGAACCAGTACGGGGAGGCATAA
- the LOC123320401 gene encoding UPF0669 protein C6orf120 homolog, whose protein sequence is MHIIQLSLYVTFGLVIWISSTRTKSEKGGNTQLLMYKDGIVTKENFVYFSIEHEGDLRLTLYSPDGDADMYIAENSKVPTYEPEKYDLHSATCGEDAIEIPKSFKRPIIIGIYGNSMYETTGFMLKVEKIINSEKTCYADFVEPYYTQADQKDQKRSSKGAETTNRPTVKATNKLDVKSLIFGILEVLASVF, encoded by the exons ATGCATATCATTCAACTTTCTTTGTACGTTACATTTGGCCTCGTAATTTGG ATTTCTTCTACCAGAACGAAATCCGAAAAAGGAGGCAACACCCAGCTGCTAATGTACAAAGATGGTATTGTCACCAAggaaaattttgtatatttcaGCATCGAACATGAAGGTGACTTGAGACTAACACTCTATTCACC AGATGGCGACGCTGATATGTACATAGCTGAGAATTCCAAAGTGCCTACTTATGAGCCTGAAAAGTACGATCTGCATTCTGCCACTTGTGGTGAAGACGCTATTGAAATACCAAAAAG TTTCAAAAGGCCTATTATAATTGGAATATATGGTAATTCAATGTACGAAACAACCGGCTTCATGCTGAAAgtggaaaaaattatcaatagtGAGAAAACCTGTTACGCAGATTTCGTAGAACCATATTATACTCAGGCAGACCAAAAAGACCAGAAGAGAAGTAGCAAAGGTGCTGAAACAACAAATAGACCAACCGTTAAAGCCACCAATAAACTGGATGTAAAATCGTTAATATTCGGCATACTGGAAGTTCTTGCCTCTGTGTTTTGA
- the LOC123320399 gene encoding uncharacterized protein LOC123320399 translates to MGDSMEIDEVYGADSANDSKVSAEKKRRSALWKYFTNLDDSRAKCNICCMVFSFKTSISNLKIHLQRKHHNVAIPGTQFNLSRKAHHHSIRKRPRERELNSAHGGSTLHNSDVTPKKWDLFTVKVAENLAAPEENVVKIVTPEKIVKESIKRDHFLFGCSDFSSIANKSWYVDKTLFVKSILKECDRLLITAPRRCAKTTNLNMVKKFVEIEVNRNGEPISLQLESESRFLCEQQISKNFNMFTDKKIFNFTKNGKIMFNKTLFSKHFGQYPVMHIRFRNVIGDSYKEVLASLRTCIYSTFLEHKYLVSSKIWDFGYSKSTFKRYIDSQDYDEIPREKLKSSLQYLSELLCAHYENKNKVYVLIDDLDAPINNIVQNSDISEEDSKNVVKFIKVLLSNLLKDNPYVERVLAMSSHHYADILISECNVIHKPYLQNDLCKYNGFTNAEVENLLSHMDLTDSSNEVKIWYNGYGMNLSNGNLVELYNNWSVMQYLYEKEFKNYQPVGSLNRFKNVLQRQEIKDEIEILVSRRLVTVKYKNNLSFTDVLTLKRMLGNANVPINKEDIDLFFQFLYEAGFLNQLYHTEESIELGIPNIEIYTEYCKFFFSYNFFKEYYNVTQEDLDCFVASLNGFRNSRDRESIVQLEIGIRNLFRNAKVLPQNDFELQALLYHFVKKYFPSLKGEALTMPKRYLKCDLGLPIDDKVGVIIEITTYDRSTSLDALSQIVANKYNEILSFEGLTDEVYIGLHLGEDRKITISYLVNNFDLAFAETVTSF, encoded by the exons ATGGGCGATTCTATGGAAATAGATGAAGTTTATGGGGCAGATTCAGCGAACGATTCTAAAGTTTCAGCAGAAAAGAAAAGACGGTCAGctctttggaaatacttcacGAATTTGGACGATTCGAGAGCAAAATGCAATATTTGTTGTATGGTCTTCTCCTTCAAAACTTCAATAAGCAACCTCAAGATTCATCTCCAACGAAAACATCACAATGTAGCTATTCCAGGAACGCAGTTCAATTTGAGTCGAAAAGCTCACCACCACTCCATCAGAAAGAGACCAAGGGAAAGAGAGTTAAATTCAGCCCATGGAGGCTCTACCCTCCATAATTCAGATGTAACACCTAAAAAATGGGATCTTTTCACTGTGAAAGTAGCAGAGAATTTGGCAGCACCAGAGGAGAATGTGGTGAAGATTGTAACACCAGAAAAGATAGTAAAG GAATCCATAAAAAGGGACCATTTCTTATTTGGTTGTTCGGATTTTTCCAGCATCGCTAATAAATCTTGGTATGTTGACAAGACCTTATTCGTTAAGTCGATTCTGAAAGAGTGTGATAGACTGCTGATAACCGCACCAAGACGATGTGCGAAAACTACAAATTTAAACATGGTGAAGAAATTTGTTGAGATAGAAGTGAATAGAAATGGAGAACCTATCAGTTTGCAATTAGAGTCTGAATCTAGATTCTTGTGtgaacaacagatttcgaaaaacTTCAATATGTTCACAGACAAAAAGATATTCAATTTCACTAAAAATGGGAAGATTATGTTTAACAAAACgttattttcaaaacattttggACAATACCCAGTTATGCACATCAGGTTTAGAAATGTCATCGGTGATAGTTACAAGGAAGTGTTGGCATCATTAAGAACGTGTATATATTCCACCTTCTTAGAGCACAAGTACCTTGTGAGTAGTAAGATTTGGGATTTTGGATATAGCAAATCGACCTTCAAAAGATACATAGATTCTCAAGACTACGATGAAATACCAAGAGAGAAATTAAAGTCCAGTCTTCAATATCTTTCGGAACTTTTATGTGCTCATTACGAAAACAAGAATAAAGTTTATGTTTTAATTGATGATTTAGATGCACCAATAAATAACATAGTTCAAAATAGTGACATCTCTGAAGAAGATTCGAAAAACGTTGTGAAATTTATTAAAGTACTTCTGTCGAATTTGCTGAAAGATAACCCCTATGTCGAGAGGGTTCTAGCCATGTCAAGTCATCATTATGCCGATATCCTAATCTCGGAATGTAACGTCATACACAAGCCCTACTTGCAGAATGATTTGTGTAAATATAATGGGTTTACTAATGCAGAAGTGGAGAATCTCCTATCTCACATGGATCTTACCGATTCTTCCAATGAGGTTAAAATTTGGTACAACGGTTACGGAATGAATTTGAGCAATGGTAACCTGGTAGAACTGTACAACAACTGGTCCGTCATGCAGTACTTGTACGAGAAAGAATTCAAGAACTATCAACCTGTAGGTAGTTTGAATAGGTTCAAAAATGTCCTGCAGAGGCAGGAAATAAAGGATGAAATCGAGATTCTCGTCTCACGAAGGTTGGTTACAGTGAAATACAAAAATAACCTAAGTTTTACCGATGTTCTCACACTGAAGAGGATGCTGGGGAACGCAAACGTTCCAATAAACAAGGAGGACATCGACTTATTCTTTCAGTTCTTGTATGAGGCAGGATTTTTGAACCAGCTGTATCATACAGAGGAATCCATTGAATTAGGTATACCAAACATTGAAATCTATACTGAATACTGCAAATTCTTCTTCtcttacaactttttcaaagaGTATTACAATGTGACCCAAGAAGATTTAGATTGTTTCGTCGCTTCCTTGAACGGTTTTCGAAATAGTAGAGATCGAGAATCTATCGTCCAGCTGGAGATTGGCATCAGGAATTTGTTCAGGAATGCCAAAGTGTTACCTCAGAACGATTTCGAACTGCAAGCGTTGTTATATCACTTTGTGAAGAAGTATTTTCCCAGCCTCAAAGGGGAGGCTTTGACCATGCCCAAAAGGTACCTGAAGTGTGATTTGGGGTTGCCAATCGACGATAAAGTGGGTGTTATCATTGAAATAACGACTTATGATAGGTCTACATCGCTAGACGCTTTGAGTCAAATCGTGGCTAACAAATATAACGAGATTTTGAGTTTCGAAGGATTGACTGACGAGGTTTACATTGGACTTCATTTGGGTGAAGATAGAAAGATTACGATCTCTTATTTAGTTAACAATTTCGACTTGGCTTTCGCAGAAACTGTAACGAGTTTTTGA
- the LOC123320074 gene encoding uncharacterized protein LOC123320074, protein MRPQIRSLQLGQVECPQFSWAVRNNSHNVCEALQPDLHQNLQKNEENEDFFFRNTEKPCCCIEQGLKPTLFPHPVSCVCSNLPCPPRNEKYRYCRLKMDQAIGDVMEEKIMDLIPPCSPFPSPRQERIMKKIIRSAYIPEEVDLTEENACVECLARDPILLKEIIDTLRNKKREEERKNANESCMEACDYCFKECEDDKSDCKRCKWRSDAICTCKETRQLDDRGDCDKSKCKCMKGCSKCTCAKPQASNTEFRPTQEGKIAQLDDRAEKKDSLKKVPKEIPEIDQKPLLPHPKEKKLKRKLKKRSKSPIKKQTWKRPESIICERFELVETNPFNHAEEPEKSQLKDPTPVQIYEHFRAVDPGSSKSNSETPERSFSRTNSTTTRQNSTTSSPSGLKNPKKVKTKPKKPSKLPWNWNNQPKAEDPLKRWSGSKYSWSRRMNYAKLSKRLEDETRSKDADEPKYFEYEPNLRTRRLHQVVKPENEEEIKEKEQRRYRQGYGRMRVKSWHQALQENAVNAMQKEVSAFSEDEMEQNADNSGNQGGQNFPNHARDVQRSYNKLFPPETQDYEENPAFKTFQRNFNDPTNTIDEQTHLEDYDNFESLSDRRLSTIIEENPGKNSSISDGSAEMGRTYRVMKPQDTKPKTTEAETFLRESMEKPFFNVIKQRIHSRNKTLENLDQFRQDLFPKKLDREHTCVHRFTIDERLFPKPLHSDRFGTSCCIHCDKPMKTTEKSVYHDRREGCVQKQVSKFSLKPKQVHMGAKNSVMEIRLRPEHDDLLKGYTGGARGMREFYPDSLALRHQRR, encoded by the exons ATGCGTCCACAAATAAG AAGTCTCCAGTTAGGCCAGGTCGAGTGTCCGCAGTTTAGCTGGGCTGTCCGCAACAATTCCCATAACGTTTGCGAAGCCCTTCAGCCAGATCTCCACCAGAATCtacagaaaaatgaagaaaacgaGGATTTTTTCTTTAGGAACACCGAGAAGCCATGCTGCTGCATCGAGCAAGGGCTGAAACCCACTTTATTTCCCCACCCTGTATCTTGCGTCTGTTCGAACCTACCTTGTCCACCTAGAAACGAGAAATACAG GTATTGCAGGTTGAAAATGGACCAAGCTATAGGCGATGTTATGGAGGAAAAAATCATGGATCTTATACCTCCCTGTTCACCCTTCCCATCACCGAGACAAGAAAGaatcatgaaaaaaatcattagaTCTGCCTATATACCAGAAGAGGTCGATCTCACTGAGGAAAACGCATGCGTAGAATGTCTGGCCAGGGATCCTATCCTTCTAAAGGAAATAATTGACACTTTAAGGAATAAAAAAAGGGAGGAAGAAAGAAAGAACGCCAATGAAAGTTGTATGGAAGCCTGCGACTACTGTTTCAAAGAATGTGAGGACGATAAGAGTGACTGTAAAAGGTGCAAGTGGAGGAGTGACGCCATTTGCACTTGTAAGGAGACAAGACAACTGGATGATCGTGGTGACTGTGACAAATCCAAGTGTAAATGTATGAAGGGCTGTTCGAAATGCACTTGTGCAAAACCTCAAGCTTCAAACACTGAGTTTAGACCGACACAGGAAGGGAAGATAGCTCAGTTGGACGATAGAGCAGAGAAAAAAGACAGCCTGAAGAAAGTACCCAAAGAAATCCCAGAAATCGACCAGAAACCTTTACTCCCCCACCCCAAAGAGAAGAAATTaaagcgaaaattgaaaaaaaggtcGAAATCCCCCATTAAAAAGCAAACATGGAAGAGACCTGAAAGCATCATATGCGAACGCTTCGAGCTGGTAGAGACCAACCCCTTCAACCATGCGGAAGAACCTGAAAAATCCCAATTGAAAGACCCTACGCCGGTTCAAATATACGAGCACTTCAGAGCCGTTGATCCGGGCAGCTCTAAGAGCAACTCCGAAACGCCAGAAAGGAGCTTTTCACGGACTAACAGCACGACCACACGTCAAAACTCAACCACGAGCTCTCCCTCTGGCCTCAAGAACCCGAAGAAGGTGAAGACCAAACCGAAGAAACCATCAAAGTTGCCCTGGAATTGGAACAATCAACCGAAAGCAGAAGATCCTTTAAAACGATGGAGCGGCTCCAAGTACTCCTGGAGTAGGAGGATGAACTACGCCAAGTTGAGCAAGAGATTGGAAGATGAGACAAGGAGTAAGGATGCCGATGAACCCAAATATTTCGAGTATGAGCCCAACCTAAGAACCAGAAGATTACATCAAGTGGTCAAGCCGGAAAACGAAGAAGAGATTAAGGAAAAGGAGCAAAGGAGATACAGGCAAGGTTATGGTAGGATGAGAGTGAAGAGTTGGCATCAAGCTCTGCAGGAAAACGCTGTGAATGCCATGCAGAAAGAGGTATCAGCGTTTTCTGAAGATGAAATGGAGCAAAACGCTGACAATTCAGGCAACCAAGGTGGGCAAAACTTTCCAAACCACGCCAGAGACGTTCAACGTTCCTACAACAAATTGTTTCCACCAGAAACTCAAGACTACGAAGAAAACCCTGCATTCAAAACCTTCCAGAGGAATTTTAATGATCCAACTAATACCATAGACGAGCAAACTCATCTTGAAGACTACGATAACTTCGAATCCCTTTCGGACAGAAGATTATCGACAATAATCGAGGAAAACCCAGGGAAAAACAGTTCCATATCCGATGGAAGCGCAGAAATGGGCAGGACCTATCGTGTGATGAAACCCCAAGACACCAAACCCAAAACAACGGAAGCAGAGACTTTCTTGCGTGAATCCATGGAAAAACCCTTCTTCAACGTGATCAAACAGAGGATCCACTCGCGAAACAAGACCCTGGAAAATTTGGACCAGTTCAGGCAAGACCTCTTCCCAAAAAAGCTAGACAGGGAACACACCTGCGTCCATAGATTCACCATAGACGAACGTCTATTCCCGAAACCGTTGCATAGCGACAGGTTCGGCACCAGTTGTTGCATCCATTGCGATAAACCGATGAAAACCACAGAAAAATCGGTTTATCACGATCGCCGAGAGGGCTGCGTTCAGAAACAGGTGTCCAAGTTTAGCCTGAAGCCCAAGCAGGTGCATATGGGGGCCAAGAACAGCGTGATGGAGATCAGGTTGAGGCCTGAACACGACGATTTGCTGAAGGGTTACACTGGCGGCGCCAGGGGGATGAGGGAGTTTTATCCGGATAGTTTGGCGTTGAGACATCAGAGAAGGTGA